From Rhodovastum atsumiense, a single genomic window includes:
- the gyrA gene encoding DNA gyrase subunit A, with translation MLEEEMRRSYLDYAMSVIVSRALPDARDGLKPVHRRILYAMQESGYVADKPYRKSARVVGDVMGKYHPHGDAAIYDAMVRMAQSFSMRVPLVDGQGNFGSVDGDPPAAMRYTEVRLARASSFLIEDIDKDTVDFQPNYDESAQEPRVLPASFPNLLINGANGIAVGMATNIPTHNPGEIIDATLRLIDEPETGLDELMKIVPGPDFPTGALILGRAGIRQAFETGRGSIVLRARAEIEKMGRGDREQIVVTEIPYQVNKATLLERIAELVRAKQVEGISDMRDESDRSGMRIVVELKREATAEVVLNQLFRFTALQTSFGVNMLALDGGRPRLMGLKDALQAFIRFREDVILRRSRYELGKARDRAHLLVGLAIAVANIDEVIRLIRTSPDPGTARTALMERAWPAADVLPLLALIEDVRNVVADDGTVHLTDEQARGILDLRLQRLTGLERDKIHDEMTEVARKIADLLDIIASHPRRMEVMRNELQQVRAAIASPRLTEIVDGVADQDDESLIEPGQMVVTITRDGFIKRTPLETFRQQNRGGRGRSAAATRGDDVVTRSFNAHTHQWVLFFSSGGKAYREKVWRLPEAGPTAKGRALVNLLPELGGDTITTVLPLPQDETLWDSLHLVFATAQGNVRRNRLSDFRNVRASGLIAMKLDEGDRLIGVATCREGGDDLLLATRRGRCIRFQITDENLRVFAGRDSSGVRGVKLQEGGKPRDEVVSLAVLRHVEADVNERATYLKLAAARRRAAGEEAEAPTEEEEGASEVALSAERFAELEGAEEFLLTVTDQGFGKRSSAYEYRVSGRGGQGIANISLSARTGRAVAGTLPVRSGDDVMLVTDAGKLIRLPADQVRLTGRAAMGVTLFRLESGEHVTSVFPVIETPGDGVAEDRPGTQQGEPDDV, from the coding sequence ATGCTCGAGGAGGAGATGCGCCGCTCCTACCTCGACTACGCGATGTCGGTGATCGTCAGCCGCGCGTTGCCGGACGCGCGCGATGGGCTGAAGCCGGTGCACCGGCGCATCCTGTACGCGATGCAGGAATCCGGCTACGTCGCCGACAAGCCCTATCGCAAGTCGGCCCGCGTGGTCGGCGACGTCATGGGCAAGTACCACCCGCATGGCGACGCGGCGATCTACGACGCCATGGTGCGCATGGCGCAGTCCTTCTCCATGCGCGTGCCGCTGGTCGACGGGCAGGGCAATTTCGGCTCGGTGGACGGCGACCCGCCGGCGGCCATGCGCTACACCGAGGTGCGGCTGGCGCGCGCGAGCAGCTTCCTGATCGAGGACATCGACAAGGACACGGTCGATTTCCAGCCGAACTACGACGAATCGGCGCAGGAGCCGCGGGTCCTGCCGGCGAGCTTCCCCAACCTGCTGATCAACGGGGCCAACGGCATCGCCGTGGGGATGGCCACCAACATCCCCACCCACAACCCCGGCGAGATCATCGACGCCACGCTGCGCCTGATCGACGAGCCGGAGACCGGCCTCGACGAGCTGATGAAGATCGTCCCCGGCCCTGATTTCCCCACCGGGGCCCTGATCCTGGGGCGCGCGGGCATCCGCCAGGCCTTCGAGACCGGGCGGGGTTCGATCGTGCTGCGGGCCCGCGCCGAGATCGAGAAGATGGGCCGCGGCGACCGCGAGCAGATCGTGGTCACCGAGATCCCGTACCAGGTGAACAAGGCCACCCTGCTGGAGCGCATCGCCGAGCTGGTGCGCGCCAAGCAGGTCGAGGGCATCTCCGACATGCGTGACGAGAGCGACCGCTCCGGCATGCGCATCGTGGTCGAGCTGAAGCGGGAAGCCACCGCCGAGGTGGTGCTGAACCAGTTGTTCCGCTTCACCGCGCTGCAGACCAGCTTCGGCGTGAACATGCTGGCGCTCGATGGCGGCCGGCCGCGGCTGATGGGGTTGAAGGACGCACTGCAGGCCTTCATCCGCTTCCGCGAGGACGTGATCCTGCGCCGCTCCCGCTACGAGCTGGGCAAGGCACGCGACCGGGCGCATCTGCTGGTCGGGCTGGCGATCGCGGTTGCCAATATCGACGAGGTGATCCGCCTGATCCGCACCAGCCCCGATCCGGGCACTGCGCGCACCGCCCTGATGGAGCGTGCCTGGCCGGCCGCCGACGTGCTGCCGCTGCTCGCCCTGATCGAGGACGTGCGCAACGTGGTCGCCGATGACGGCACGGTGCACCTGACTGACGAGCAGGCGCGCGGCATCCTGGATCTGCGCCTGCAGCGCCTGACCGGGCTCGAGCGCGACAAGATCCACGACGAGATGACCGAGGTCGCGCGCAAGATCGCCGACCTGCTGGATATCATTGCCAGCCATCCCCGCCGCATGGAGGTGATGCGCAACGAACTGCAGCAGGTGCGCGCCGCCATCGCCTCGCCGCGCCTGACCGAGATCGTCGATGGCGTCGCCGACCAGGACGACGAGAGCCTGATCGAGCCGGGGCAGATGGTGGTCACCATCACCCGCGACGGCTTCATCAAGCGCACCCCGCTGGAGACGTTCCGCCAGCAGAACCGCGGCGGGCGCGGTCGCAGCGCGGCGGCGACGCGTGGCGACGACGTCGTCACCCGCAGCTTCAATGCGCACACGCATCAGTGGGTGTTGTTCTTCTCATCCGGCGGCAAGGCGTACCGGGAGAAGGTCTGGCGCTTGCCGGAGGCCGGCCCCACCGCCAAGGGACGGGCGCTGGTGAACCTGCTGCCCGAACTCGGCGGCGACACCATCACCACCGTGCTGCCGCTGCCGCAGGACGAGACGCTGTGGGACAGCCTGCACCTGGTCTTCGCCACCGCCCAGGGCAATGTCCGCCGCAACCGCCTGTCCGATTTCCGCAACGTGCGCGCGAGTGGGCTGATCGCCATGAAGCTCGACGAGGGCGATCGGCTGATCGGGGTCGCCACCTGCCGCGAGGGCGGTGACGACCTGCTGCTGGCCACGCGGCGCGGCCGCTGCATCCGCTTCCAGATCACCGACGAGAATCTGCGTGTCTTTGCCGGGCGTGACAGCTCCGGCGTGCGCGGGGTGAAGCTGCAGGAAGGCGGCAAGCCGCGCGACGAGGTGGTCAGTCTTGCCGTGCTGCGGCATGTCGAGGCCGACGTCAACGAGCGCGCGACCTATCTGAAGCTCGCCGCCGCGCGTCGCCGTGCCGCCGGCGAGGAGGCCGAGGCGCCGACCGAGGAAGAGGAGGGTGCGAGCGAAGTGGCGTTGTCTGCCGAGCGCTTCGCCGAACTGGAGGGTGCCGAGGAGTTCCTGCTGACGGTCACCGACCAGGGCTTCGGCAAGCGCAGCTCTGCCTATGAATACCGCGTCAGCGGCCGGGGCGGACAGGGGATCGCCAACATCAGCCTCTCGGCGCGCACTGGACGGGCGGTGGCCGGGACCTTGCCGGTGCGATCGGGCGATGACGTGATGCTGGTGACCGATGCGGGCAAGCTGATCCGTCTTCCCGCCGACCAGGTGCGGCTGACCGGCCGCGCCGCGATGGGGGTGACGCTGTTCCGCCTGGAGTCCGGCGAGCATGTGACGAGCGTTTTCCCGGTGATCGAGACGCCGGGCGACGGTGTGGCCGAGGATCGGCCTGGCACGCAGCAGGGAGAGCCGGACGATGTCTGA